From Struthio camelus isolate bStrCam1 chromosome 7, bStrCam1.hap1, whole genome shotgun sequence, a single genomic window includes:
- the KIF11 gene encoding kinesin-like protein KIF11, with amino-acid sequence MASLSFQGGGAKKEEKGKNIQVVVRCRPFNASERKASSYAVIDCDQARKEVSVRTGGVTDKTSRKTYTFDMVFGAQAKQIDVYRSVVCPILDEVIMGYNCTVFAYGQTGTGKTFTMEGERSPNEEYTWEEDPLAGIIPRTLHQIFEKLTENGTEFSVKVSLLEIYNEELFDLLNPTPDVGERLQMFDDPRNKRGVIIKGLEEITVHNKNEVYQILERGAAKRTTAATYMNAYSSRSHSVFSITIHMKETTIDGEELVKIGKLNLVDLAGSENIGRSGAVDKRAREAGNINQSLLTLGRVITALVERAPHIPYRESKLTRILQDSLGGRTKTSIIATVSPASINLEETLSTLEYAHRAKNIMNKPEVNQKLTKRALIKEYTEEIERLKRDLAAAREKNGVYISLENYEALNGKLTVQEEQIAEYVDKIGAMEEEVKRITELFTVNKNELEQCKTDLQIKEKELEETQKDLQETRAHLAEEEYVVSVLENTEEKLHGTASKLLSTVQETTKDVSGLHAKLDRKKAVDQHNAIVQNTFARQMNVLFNKIQDSVSENSLKQQHMLTSYTNFIGDLLSTSSSAANILVSVVSASFASVKELVSTEVSYVSEKILQHETLSLDSKAELLRLIEEHTSGLRSALNSLTPMLEFVLGLNWQFQSNMKKYSAVAVEMEGHKKEMNSFFGDLCLTLKKLQEETASVFAQLQNDCENLKEEVEMTRIAHTKSTADLISSLQSQLDLFAQETQKNLTGVLAKNGSLKTTITAVQENVHLKTTDLVSSTTSNHHKFIASLDNFSQELRDINCENRKMLEESTDHCQQLLSNLRNISDDTDKWSEFTTAQIVSFTDQQLLSFGKEKKQLQCLQKKAKGGCDGATAEIADHIGRQKAAEEKALNGHLDQIKVDWEMLLEQKLALNEEAQHGLTQVNGFLQEDLKVDIPTGTTPQRRDYFYPVTLVRTEPRELLLEQLRQKQPKLDAMLNSLTKEVEENADQDLLEEEEVVQESNESLASDKSLLDTNICCNTNGGIPFFQHKRSHKKDKENKSTATWEKTKTEDMMEQILPKSKLPLRSLN; translated from the exons ATGGCTTCCCTGAGCTTCCAGGGCGGCGGCgcgaagaaggaggagaagggcaaGAACATCCAGGTGGTGGTGCGGTGCAG GCCTTTTAATGCCTCGGAACGTAAAGCAAGCTCCTATGCTGTCATAGACTGTGATCAAGCAAGGAAAGAAGTTAGTGTCCGCACTGGAGGAGTCACAGATAAGACATCAAGAAAGACTTACACGTTTGACATG GTTTTTGGAGCTCAGGCAAAGCAGATTGATGTATACCGGAGTGTTGTGTGTCCCATTTTGGATGAAGTTATTATGGGCTACAACTGTACAGTGTTTGC CTATGGCCAAACTGGTACTGGAAAGACCTTCACAATGGAGGGGGAGCGGTCACCCAATGAAGAATATACTTGGGAAGAG GATCCATTAGCAGGTATAATACCCCGTACACTGcatcaaatatttgaaaaactcACAGAGAATGGTACTGAATTTTCTGTGAAAGTATCTCTTTTGGAAATCTATAATGAGGAGCTATTTGATCTTCTGAATCCTACTCCTGATGTTGGAGAAAGACTGCAGATGTTTGATGACCCCCGAAACAAG AGAGGTGTAATTATTAAAGGCTTGGAAGAAATAACTGTGCACAACAAAAATGAAGTGTATCAGATCTTGGAAAGGGGTGCAGCAAAAAGAACTACTGCAGCTACCTATATGAATGCATATTCCAG TCGTTCCCACTCTGTGTTTTCAATTACCATCCATATGAAAGAAACTACAATAGATGGAGAAGAACTTGTTAAAATTGGGAAACTAAATTTG GTTGATCTTGCAGGAAGTGAAAACATTGGTCGGTCTGGTGCAGTTGACAAAAGAGCTCGTGAAGCTGGAAATATCAACCAGTCTCTCCTGACTCTAGGAAGAGTTATTACTGCCCTTGTAGAAAGAGCCCCACACATTCCATACAGGGAGTCTAAACTCACAAGAATCCTTCAAGACTCTCTTGGAGGACGAACAAAAACATCGATAATTGCCACAGTTTCTCCTGCATCTATAAATCTTGAG GAAACATTGAGTACACTGGAATATGCCCACAGAGCAAAGAACATAATGAACAAGCCTGAAGTTAATCAGAAGCTGACAAAAAGAGCTCTTATTAAG GAATATACCGAAGAGATTGAGCGTCTAAAACGAGACCTTGCTGCTGCACGAGAAAAAAATGGCGTCTATATTTCCCTTGAGAATTATGA AGCCCTTAACGGAAAGCTGACAGTTCAGGAGGAACAAATTGCAGAGTATGTTGACAAAATCGGTGCCATGGAGGAAGAAGTAAAAAGA ATCACTGAACTCTTCACAGTTAATAAAAATGAACTTGAACAGTGTAAAACAGATCTGCAAATCAAGGAGAAAGAACTGGAGGAAACGCAGAAAGATCTGCAAGAAACCAGGGCTCATCTGGCTGAGGAAGAATATGTGgtttcagttttggaaaacactgaagaaaagcttCATGGCACAGCTAGCAAG tTGCTTAGTACTGTTCAAGAAACTACAAAAGATGTATCTGGTCTCCATGCAAAACTGGATCGTAAGAAGGCTGTTGATCAACACAATGCAATTGTCCAAAACACATTTGCAAGACAAATGAATGTTTTGTTCAACAAAATACAAGATTCAGTTAGTGAGAACAGTTTGAAGCAGCAACACATGTTGACATCTTACACAAATTTTATAG gTGACCTCCTATCTACCAGTTCTTCAGCAGCTAATATTCTTGTATCCGTCGTATCAGCATCTTTTGCCTCTGTTAAAGAACTGGTGTCTACTGAAGTTTCTTATGTGTCTGAAAAAATACTACAACATGAGACTCTGTCACTTGATAGCAAAGCTGAGCTGCTGAGATTGATT GAGGAGCATACATCTGGATTAAGAAGTGCATTAAATAGTTTGACACCAATGCTAGAATTTGTCCTGGGGCTAAACTGGCAGTTTCAGAGTAACATGAAGAAATATTCTGCTGTGGCTGTTGAG ATGGAGGGccataaaaaggaaatgaatagcTTCTTTGGAGATCTGTGTCTCACTCTGAAAAAATTACAGGAAGAAACAGCCAGTGTTTTTGCTCAGCTTCAGAATGATTGTGAGAATTTAAAAGAAGAAGTGGAAATGACAAGGATTGCACACACAAAG AGCACAGCTGATTTAATATCCTCACTGCAAAGCCAGCTCGATCTGTTTGCTCAGGAGACGCAGAAGAATTTAACTGGTGTACTGGCAAAAAATGGAAGTTTGAAGACCACCATCACTGCTGTACAAGAAAATGTTCACCT GAAAACTACAGACCTAGTCAGCAGTACAACTTCTAACCACCACAAATTCATTGCATCTCTGGATAATTTCTCTCAAGAGCTCAGGGATATAAATTGTGAGAACAGGAAGATGTTGGAAGAATCCACTGACCACTGCCAGCAGCTTCTCAGCAATCTCAGAAACATATCTGACGATACTGATAAATGGAGTGAATTTACAACTGCGCAAATAGTCAGCTTTACTGATCAGCAGCTATTGTCAtttggcaaagagaaaaaacaacttcAGTGTTTACAAAAG aaagccAAAGGCGGCTGTGATGGAGCAACTGCTGAAATTGCTGACCATATTGGTAGGCAaaaggctgctgaagagaaggcACTAAATGGCCACCTTGATCAGATAAAGGTTGATTGGGAGATGCTTCTGGAGCAGAAGCTGGCACTTAATGAGGAAGCACAGCATGGACTGACTCAGGTTAATGGCTTCCTGCAGGAGGATCTTAAAGTGGATATTCCAACAG GGACAactccacagagaagagactaCTTCTATCCAGTCACACTTGTGAGAACAGAACCTCGGGAACTGTTGCTGGAGCAGTTAAGGCAAAAGCAACCGAAGCTTGATGCTATGCTAAACAGTTTGACAAAGGAGGTGGAGGAGAATGCAGATCAG gACTTACTAGAAGAGGAAGAGGTGGTACAGGAATCCAATGAAAGTCTCGCCAGTGACAAATCCTTGCTGGATACAAACATATGCTGCAACACAAATGGTGGCATTCCCTTTTTCCAG CACAAAAGGAGTCACAAAAAGGATAAAGAGAACAAATCTACAGCTACATGGGAGAAGACCAAAACAGAGGATATGATGGAGCAGATTCTTCCAAAATCTAAGCTTCCTTTAAGATCACTGAACTAA